From Mycteria americana isolate JAX WOST 10 ecotype Jacksonville Zoo and Gardens chromosome 4, USCA_MyAme_1.0, whole genome shotgun sequence, one genomic window encodes:
- the NPFFR2 gene encoding neuropeptide FF receptor 2 has protein sequence MSKKMNSNSSFDWPHALNYNGTYKYLYLEGNVSYVDFYLHQPSVAAVFIVSYLLIFLLCMVGNGAVCFIVLRSKRMRTVTNLFILNLAVSDLLVGIFCMPTTLLDSIIAGWPFGSLVCKMSGMVQGISVSASVFTLVAIAVDRFRCIVYPFKQKLTISTAVAIIAVIWILAVAIMCPSAVMLQVQEEKHFRVILGYGNETRPVYWCQENWPNPGMRKIYTTVLFANIYLAPLSLIIIMYARISIALFNTATPAVGKHSQEQRHSVSKKKQKVIKMLVIVALLFTLSWLPLWTLMMLSDYSNLSDIQLQIINIYIYPFAHWLAFFNSSVNPIIYGFFNENFRRGFQAAFKLQLCSREIVHREVYSQRGQSNAILPAANYQTPQDQACQNAKEEGKTVKRGNWVNNQQDLIMEDLEEPCNDGIK, from the exons ATGAGTAAGAAAATGAACTCAAACTCTTCATTCGATTGGCCTCACGCGCTGAATTATAATGGGACATACAAGTACCTCTACTTAGAAGGCAACGTCTCCTATGTGGACTTCTACCTTCATCAGCCTTCAGTAGCAGCTGTCTTCATTGTCTCTTACCTCCTAATCTTCCTGCTCTGTATGGTTGGCAACGGAGCGGTTTGCTTTATCGTCCTGAGGAGCAAACGCATGCGTACAGTCACAAACCTTTTCATCTTAAACCTGGCTGTCAGCGATTTACTGGTGGGAATCTTCTGCATGCCCACCACCCTCCTGGACAGCATCATTGCAG GATGGCCGTTTGGGAGCCTGGTTTGCAAGATGAGCGGGATGGTCCAAGGAATCTCTGtttctgcctctgtcttcacTCTAGTTGCTATTGCCGTAGACAG GTTTCGATGCATTGTTTATCCGTTTAAGCAGAAGCTGACCATTTCGACTGCAGTCGCCATTATAGCGGTCATCTGGATTCTAGCCGTCGCGATCATGTGTCCTTCTGCAGTCATGCTACAGGTACAAGAAGAGAAGCATTTCAGGGTGATCCTTGGCTATGGCAATGAAACCCGCCCCGTATACTGGTGCCAGGAGAACTGGCCTAACCCGGGAATGAGAAAGATCTATACCACGGTTCTGTTTGCCAACATCTATCTGGCTCCCCTCTCGCTCATTATTATCATGTATGCTAGGATAAGCATCGCTCTCTTCAACACAGCAACGCCCGCGGTGGGAAAACACAGCCAGGAGCAGCGGCACAGCGTGtctaagaagaaacaaaaagtcaTCAAAATGCTCGTTATTGTGGCTTTGCTTTTCACCCTGTCCTGGCTTCCCTTGTGGACTCTGATGATGCTCTCAGACTACAGCAACCTTTCAGATATCCAGTTGCAGATCATCAACATTTATATCTATCCCTTTGCTCACTGGCTGGCCTTTTTCAACAGCAGCGTCAACCCCATCATCTACGGTTTCTTTAACGAAAACTTTCGCCGAGGCTTTCAGGCAGCCTTTAAACTTCAGCTCTGCTCCAGGGAGATCGTTCACAGGGAGGTCTACTCTCAGCGAGGCCAAAGCAATGCCATTTTGCCAGCTGCCAACTACCAGACACCCCAGGATCAAGCTTGTCAAAATGctaaggaggaggggaagacagTTAAGAGAGGAAATTGGGTGAATAACCAGCAGGATTTGATAATGGAGGATCTAGAAGAGCCCTGCAACGATGGGATTAAGTGA